A single region of the Dryobates pubescens isolate bDryPub1 chromosome 11, bDryPub1.pri, whole genome shotgun sequence genome encodes:
- the NMNAT2 gene encoding nicotinamide/nicotinic acid mononucleotide adenylyltransferase 2 has protein sequence MTETTKTHVILLACGSFNPITRGHIQMFERARDYLHKTGRFIVIGGIVSPVHDSYGKTGLVSSRHRLTMCQLAVQSSDWIRVDPWECYQDTWQTTCSVLEHHRDLMKRVTGCILSNVNTPSITPVIGQPQNESSQTIYQNNNNVSNKPTAAKILGKVGESLSRICCVRPPMERFTFVDENANLGTVMRYEEIELRILLLCGSDLLESFCIPGLWNEADMEVIVGEFGIVVVPRDGADPERIMNHSSILRKYKNNILVVKDDSNHPMSVVSSTKSRLALQHGDGHVVDYLCQPVIDYILKSQLYINASG, from the exons AGCGAGCCCGGGATTACCTGCACAAGACCGGACGCTTCATCGTCATCGGCGGCATTGTCTCGCCTGTGCATGACTCCTATGGGAAGACG GGTCTAGTCTCCAGCCGGCACCGCCTGACCATGTGCCAACTGGCCGTCCAGTCCTCTGACTGGATCAG GGTGGATCCCTGGGAGTGCTACCAGGACACCTGGCAGACCACCTGCAGCGTGCTGGAGCACCACCGTGACCTGATGAAG AGAGTGACTGGCTGCATCCTCTCCAACGTCAACACGCCCTCCATCACCCCCGTGATCGGCCAGCCCCAGAACGAGTCCTCGCAGACCATCTACCAGAACAACAACAATGTCTCCAACAAGCCCACTGCGG CAAAGATCCTGGGGAAGGTGGGAGAAAGCCTGAGCCGGATCTGCTGTGTTCGCCCACCCATGGAGCGCTTCACCTTCGTGG atgAAAATGCCAACTTGGGGACAGTGATGAGATACGAGGAGATTG AGCTTCGCATCTTACTGCTCTGTGGCAGTGACCTACTGGAGTCCTTCTGCATCCCTGGTCTCTGGAATGAGGCAGAT ATGGAGGTGATCGTTGGGGAATTTGGGATTGTGGTGGTTCCCCGAGATGGAGCAGACCCTGAGCGGATCATGAACCACTCCTCCATACTTCGCAAGTACAAA aACAACATCCTGGTGGTGAAGGACGACTCGAACCACCCCATGTCGGTTGTCAGCTCCACCAAAAGCAG ACTGGCTCTGCAGCATGGGGATGGACATGTTGTGGATTACCTCTGCCAGCCCGTCATTGACTACATCCTCAAGAGCCAGCTCTACATCAACGCCTCTGGCTAA